From a single Arachis hypogaea cultivar Tifrunner chromosome 3, arahy.Tifrunner.gnm2.J5K5, whole genome shotgun sequence genomic region:
- the LOC112789401 gene encoding protein BPS1, chloroplastic yields MVLLEHTFAKLYNKLENHHNHNHHHHQNQTNHDHYNQPEKFLASLHAFRCEVSRFIGQLSLDVLKPGGGPSSSEIFFLSLTWIEKCFGILPFTNKAFANLVVDIDYPLSTWEVGSIEGYLSYSLCLLEIFNSISSSLSHLAQSRLSLAHGLSVLEDSSLPSSMATKHLKPIEPCCSNFNVNFANELSKESDQGRIFSGKEWVVSEALKEMKSLGFWVCGILLSGLCSNNKPYMELREILGGFDGSLVVTLDSKINEQIMEKIPVLKEVKEINDAVAQVLVDDSDVAAKEMQTKLQVLENLCDVVRTMVDDMFNKVMTQRTELIDCLRLKKGPKNSV; encoded by the coding sequence ATGGTACTCTTGGAACATACCTTTGCAAAACTCTACAACAAGCTGGAGAATCAtcacaaccacaaccaccatcaCCATCAAAATCAGACCAACCATGATCATTATAACCAACCTGAGAAGTTCTTAGCTTCCTTGCATGCTTTTAGATGCGAGGTTTCCAGATTCATAGGACAGTTATCACTTGATGTGTTGAAACCAGGAGGAGGACCGTCATCATCAGAGATCTTTTTCTTGTCCTTGACATGGATTGAGAAGTGTTTTGGGATCTTACCCTTCACAAACAAGGCTTTTGCAAATCTTGTTGTGGATATAGATTACCCTTTAAGTACATGGGAGGTTGGTTCCATTGAAGGGTATCTCAGCTACAGTTTGTGTTTGTTGGAGattttcaattcaatttcttcATCACTTTCTCATCTTGCACAATCAAGGCTTTCTCTTGCTCATGGTTTATCAGTTTTAGAGGATTCTTCACTTCCATCTTCTATGGCAACAAAGCATCTGAAACCAATTGAGCCATGTTGTTCCAATTTCAATGTCAATTTTGCCAACGAATTGAGCAAAGAAAGTGATCAAGGAAGGATTTTTAGTGGCAAAGAATGGGTTGTGAGTGAAGCTTTGAAGGAAATGAAGAGTCTTGGCTTTTGGGTATGTGGGATTTTGTTGTCTGGTTTGTGTAGTAATAATAAGCCATATATGGAGTTAAGAGAAATTTTAGGTGGCTTTGATGGTTCTTTGGTTGTGACACTTGATTCCAAGATCAATGAACAAATAATGGAGAAAATTCCTGTGTTGAAGGAGGTGAAGGAGATCAATGATGCTGTTGCTCAAGTTCTTGTTGATGATTCAGATGTTGCTGCCAAGGAAATGCAAACAAAGCTGCAAGTGTTGGAGAATCTATGTGATGTTGTAAGAACTATGGTGGATGATATGTTCAACAAGGTAATGACACAGAGAACTGAATTAATAGATTGTCTTAGATTGAAGAAAGGACCCAAAAATTCTGTTTGA